In Ruania alkalisoli, the DNA window CGAAAATGAAGATCAGCGGGAAGATGTACATCAACATCCGCTGCTGGCGTGCCATCGGATTATCCAGCGCCGAGGCGGGCATGTTCTTCATCGTCAGCTGACGCTGAGTGAACAACGTCGTCGCACTCATCAACAGGATGAGGACGGCGGTCACCAGTCGCACCGACCACGTAGCTCCGTCGTCCATGAAAGTCGAGGACAGAGACGCCCCGAAAATCTCCGACCCTTCCGCCTGTTGTGCAAGCGCCTGAGTCAACGGCCCGATGCTGTCAGCACGCTCGTAGTTGCCCGTGGCGAGGGTCGACAGTGAAATCAGCACGCGGTAGAGCGAGAAGAAGATCGGCATCTGCGCCAGGATCGGCAGGCAGGAGGCAAACGGCGACGTCCCCGCCTCCCGGTAGATGGCCATCATCTCCTGCTGCATGGCCTGACGTGATGCCGGATCCGTCTTCCCCTTGTACTTCTTCTGCAGTTTCTGGATCTCTGGCTGCACAAGCTGCATACCGCGCGAAGCCTTGATCTGGCGCACGAACAACGGAATCAGCAGGATCCGGATCACGATCACGAGCGCCACGATCGAGAGCAGCCAGGTCCAGCCTCCGGCCGGGTCCATGCCGATGAAGGTGAGCACATCGTGCGCACGCACCATGATCCAGGCCACTGCGACCATGAGTGGCCACAGCACAGTGTCGAAGAAGTCCATGAACTCCGGGGTCTCTCCTGGTCAGATCCGCAGATGCGGGTGCTGGATGGGAACGTCTGAAGTCGAGGGTACGGCCTTGGCGCTCTCGGCACGAACCTCCGCCTGCTCGGGCGTGAGGGCGCGCCACCGCCCGTGCTCCGGTACCGGATCCACACCACCGTGACTCCACGGGTTGCACCGCACCAGGCGCCACGCGCTCAGCAGCACACCCTTCACCGGACCATGCCGACGTAACGCCCCGATGGCGTACGCCGAGCAGCTCGGGT includes these proteins:
- the yidC gene encoding membrane protein insertase YidC gives rise to the protein MDFFDTVLWPLMVAVAWIMVRAHDVLTFIGMDPAGGWTWLLSIVALVIVIRILLIPLFVRQIKASRGMQLVQPEIQKLQKKYKGKTDPASRQAMQQEMMAIYREAGTSPFASCLPILAQMPIFFSLYRVLISLSTLATGNYERADSIGPLTQALAQQAEGSEIFGASLSSTFMDDGATWSVRLVTAVLILLMSATTLFTQRQLTMKNMPASALDNPMARQQRMLMYIFPLIFIFVGVNFPIGVLIYWSTSNLWTMGQQFFVIRNSPAPGSEAEKKYLERKAKRAKRRGRSLEDSDHEVPEVESSEGEQAGGQRHQPKRNTPRSKRKPGSSDGTTSPEPNEN
- the yidD gene encoding membrane protein insertion efficiency factor YidD produces the protein MTALSRLGRPLTTVLVGAVRGYQLIVSPWFAPTCRYYPSCSAYAIGALRRHGPVKGVLLSAWRLVRCNPWSHGGVDPVPEHGRWRALTPEQAEVRAESAKAVPSTSDVPIQHPHLRI